In Helianthus annuus cultivar XRQ/B chromosome 9, HanXRQr2.0-SUNRISE, whole genome shotgun sequence, the following are encoded in one genomic region:
- the LOC110877582 gene encoding uncharacterized protein LOC110877582 encodes MVLFPISTPLLLDTLTLLGFVTKFVGVQGRHHLRHRGAATDWRNPPENQVCRQELVPPEKTTRVRWNSTPFLLRRYRRGPASGREHLAPPLFWIIACSFSWIVPILVVRSYKKSRRNQLTQARKAHGSKGHKEANANTDTNRFCSMKLMTFAKETKRVKMRPYDYIEIFHGKWLRKYNRLLGRISYKHAIRKSKRRCNR; translated from the exons ATGGTTCTATTCCCCATCTCGACACCACTACTACTCGACACCCTCACCCTTCTCGGATTCGTAACCAAGTTTGTCGGAGTTCAAGGGAGACATCACCTAAGACACAGAGGCGCTGCCACAGATTGGAGAAACCCACCGGAGAATCAAGTATGTCGTCAGGAACTCGTACCGCCAGAGAAGACGACCAGAGTTCGATGGAACTCCACTCCGTTCCTGTTGCG ACGTTACCGGAGAGGACCTGCAAGTGGCCGGGAACACCTCGCACCTCCACTGTTTTG GATAATTGCTTGCTCATTCTCTTGGATTGTTCCAATCTTAGTCGTACGTTCTTACAAGAAATCGcgacgcaatcaat TGACGCAAGCACGGAAGGCTCACGGGTCAAAGGGACACAAGGAAGCAAACGCGAATACGGACACAAatag ATTTTGTAGTATGAAATTGATGACGTTCGCTAAggaaaccaaacgggtcaagatgaggcctTATGATTATATTGAAATAtttcatggaaaatggctacggAAGTATAACCGGTTATTGGGTAGAATTTCATATAAGCACGCAATCCGGAAATCAAAGAGGCGGTGTAATAGATAA